The Limnochorda sp. LNt genome includes a region encoding these proteins:
- a CDS encoding flagellar FlbD family protein, with protein sequence MIRVHRLDGKEFVVNADLIETVESTPDTVLSLVSGRKLVVAESVDEVIERVVAFNRSRALPARLEPPAPSPAGRAGAVVTRERDAGRS encoded by the coding sequence ATCATCCGGGTGCATCGGCTGGACGGCAAGGAGTTCGTGGTCAACGCCGATCTCATCGAGACGGTGGAGTCCACCCCCGACACCGTCCTGTCGCTGGTGAGCGGGCGCAAGCTGGTGGTCGCCGAGAGCGTCGACGAGGTCATCGAGCGGGTCGTCGCGTTCAACCGGAGCCGCGCCTTGCCGGCCCGGCTCGAACCGCCCGCCCCATCGCCGGCCGGGCGGGCGGGTGCGGTCGTGACCCGGGAGCGGGACGCCGGTCGGAGCTGA
- a CDS encoding flagellar hook protein FlgE translates to MLRSLFAGVSGMRTHQLNMDVIADNIANVNTTGFKAGRMTFKEVYSQLLRAARGPMGDLGGVNPLQVGLGVTMGSIDTLFTQGAPQATGRDLDLSIDGNGFFVLTDGQNRYYTRAGIFSIDSEGNLVYTNGMKVMGWMGDPIRGVLDTNRPEEPIVIRPQPIPGQATSKVDLTGNLDSRITDPSIPVLRTVDIYDSLGNVHSLTLEFRRGDVSRNEWTLAEVYVDGNAQGFQAQTIDFDDKGLLQSPSSITISVNFTASGAGMGSVELRLGSITSMADATGLEVTFRDGYKRGELVRITVDDLGVIKGVYSNDLVRDLGQIALATFPSPEGLVKQSDTLFVMSGNSGPASIEKPGVGDRGRLVPGFLEMSNVDLSQEFTSLILAQRGFQASSRVITTSDEMLQELMTLKR, encoded by the coding sequence ATGCTGAGGTCGCTATTCGCCGGCGTGTCGGGCATGCGGACCCATCAGCTCAACATGGACGTCATCGCCGACAACATCGCCAACGTCAACACGACGGGTTTCAAGGCCGGCCGCATGACGTTCAAGGAGGTCTACTCGCAGCTGTTGCGCGCGGCGCGTGGCCCGATGGGCGACCTGGGCGGCGTCAACCCGCTCCAGGTGGGCCTGGGGGTGACGATGGGCTCCATCGACACCCTCTTCACCCAGGGCGCGCCGCAGGCGACGGGACGCGACCTGGACCTCTCCATCGACGGCAACGGCTTCTTCGTGCTGACGGATGGACAGAACCGCTACTACACCCGCGCAGGCATCTTCTCCATCGATAGCGAGGGCAACCTCGTCTACACCAACGGCATGAAGGTGATGGGGTGGATGGGAGACCCCATTCGAGGCGTCCTTGATACCAATCGTCCGGAGGAGCCCATCGTCATTCGGCCCCAACCGATTCCCGGGCAGGCTACAAGTAAAGTTGACCTTACAGGAAATCTGGACAGCCGTATCACTGACCCGAGTATCCCGGTGCTCCGCACGGTAGACATCTATGACTCGTTAGGAAATGTCCACTCTCTTACGCTGGAGTTCCGCCGGGGGGATGTCTCTCGGAATGAGTGGACACTGGCCGAGGTATACGTAGATGGGAATGCACAGGGTTTCCAAGCCCAGACAATCGATTTCGATGACAAAGGATTGCTCCAGTCACCGTCTTCGATCACGATATCCGTGAATTTCACCGCCTCCGGGGCTGGCATGGGATCCGTGGAGCTTCGCCTTGGCTCGATCACTAGCATGGCCGATGCCACGGGACTTGAGGTAACCTTCAGAGATGGCTATAAGCGCGGCGAACTTGTCCGGATCACAGTAGATGACCTTGGGGTCATCAAGGGCGTCTATTCAAATGACCTGGTGCGCGACCTCGGGCAGATTGCTCTAGCTACCTTTCCTAGTCCCGAAGGTCTTGTAAAGCAATCAGACACCTTGTTCGTAATGTCGGGCAATTCGGGCCCGGCGAGCATTGAGAAACCTGGGGTCGGCGACCGAGGCCGCCTCGTCCCGGGCTTCCTCGAGATGTCCAACGTGGACCTGTCCCAGGAGTTCACCAGCCTGATCCTCGCCCAGCGAGGGTTCCAGGCCAGCTCCCGGGTCATCACCACGTCGGACGAGATGCTGCAGGAGCTGATGACGCTCAAGCGGTGA
- a CDS encoding TIGR02530 family flagellar biosynthesis protein: MTAAPTGEAGRPYPIGPVGPAPAGPRRPAAPSRGETASFGQVLDQVMTEQQGLRFSAHARRRLQDRRIELTDVLHRRLVDAVERARAKGAREAVVMLDRLAFVVSVRNRTVITVVDEAQLKENVFTNIDSVVFA; encoded by the coding sequence GTGACGGCGGCGCCAACCGGTGAGGCGGGACGCCCGTACCCCATCGGGCCGGTCGGGCCGGCGCCGGCGGGACCGAGGCGCCCGGCGGCTCCTTCCCGGGGGGAGACGGCCTCCTTCGGTCAGGTGCTGGACCAGGTCATGACCGAGCAGCAGGGGTTGCGCTTCTCCGCCCATGCCCGGCGTCGCCTGCAGGATCGGCGCATCGAGCTGACCGACGTGCTCCACCGGCGCCTGGTGGACGCGGTCGAGCGGGCCCGAGCCAAGGGCGCCCGGGAGGCCGTCGTCATGCTGGATCGCCTGGCCTTCGTCGTCAGCGTGCGCAACCGTACCGTCATCACCGTGGTCGACGAGGCGCAGTTGAAGGAGAACGTCTTCACCAACATCGACAGCGTGGTCTTCGCGTGA
- a CDS encoding flagellar hook capping FlgD N-terminal domain-containing protein, producing the protein MVAGITSSTSSTEQTLGFEPAAQVSSQDFLRLLTVQLRYQNPLEPMKETEFVSQLAQFSQLEAQRDTSALMRQLLQLQTLQEAAGLLGRTVVLKPLDGGAPVQGTVERVKLVEGDVRLVVGGRDYSLYELVEVA; encoded by the coding sequence ATGGTCGCCGGGATCACGTCCAGCACGTCGTCGACGGAGCAGACGCTCGGTTTCGAGCCGGCGGCCCAGGTCAGCTCGCAGGACTTCCTGCGGCTGTTGACCGTGCAGCTGCGCTACCAAAACCCCCTGGAGCCCATGAAGGAGACCGAGTTCGTCAGCCAGCTGGCGCAGTTCAGCCAGCTCGAGGCCCAGCGCGACACCAGCGCGCTCATGCGGCAGCTCCTGCAGCTGCAGACACTCCAGGAGGCGGCGGGGCTGCTGGGCCGGACGGTGGTGCTCAAGCCGCTGGATGGCGGCGCGCCCGTGCAGGGCACGGTCGAGCGGGTCAAGCTGGTCGAGGGTGACGTGCGTCTGGTGGTGGGCGGCCGCGACTACTCGCTGTACGAGCTGGTCGAGGTCGCCTGA
- a CDS encoding flagellar hook-length control protein FliK, with protein sequence MASMLEMSTMPLATSQVGRPGVQAFSDAPAPADESEGEAAFAGVLESALGRRPSTGAVRGHRSAPDGSRQGDGDSDPGSTQDGLPDGRTDPVAVEATVGVPAGLGLVLEGVSWQGVAPGPTSGDGVAATGPVGDAPTAQTAPALVLGLRGAAQRSAGRAGTDVPTGPDALTAAPGSLPGSGERMAGAAPTAPQGQAGQAVGAVAGETGHGWPRAAVAGHHAPPSSGPRMGPDAVRTVSADTVWRLSMPPAGSRTGAGTHAGVIVAVRADEPVRAGIAAGDAEPFGAGTGGPAAARGSGEGVEANLEAFVVTPKSTELPAATGGPVLSGAAIVGVRADVGSAPAPLHADAAEIAATVTGGSSTPPMQGRDASDAPALRSTSERSEPGGPASTLSAPQAASQPTGAAPATDLQIARDDVEAPRRAARDERTGEGNARRGQDPVPAVRSHSDTTALHRTDSGVEPARVEPVAPSAVPAGATGAEAAHAGTRAVEQASRVVAEQVSRWVESSAHDGGARVRVVDSLLAEDGGELRLQLHPPELGEIRLRLRADGPRLVVQATVQQHETGWMLRHNSHLLERALEQAGLQLAGFSVEVGRHGHDGHPGPSPWGGARSEPLGASGVAAAGAPALAAPERPLWVRLGLGAVDVRV encoded by the coding sequence ATGGCATCGATGCTCGAGATGAGCACCATGCCCCTGGCGACGAGTCAGGTGGGACGGCCCGGCGTCCAGGCCTTTTCGGATGCGCCGGCCCCGGCTGACGAGTCCGAGGGGGAGGCAGCCTTCGCCGGGGTGCTGGAGTCGGCCCTGGGGAGACGGCCGTCGACGGGCGCCGTCCGCGGCCATCGAAGCGCTCCTGACGGGTCGCGGCAAGGCGACGGCGACTCCGACCCTGGCTCCACCCAAGATGGGCTGCCCGACGGGCGGACCGACCCGGTCGCCGTGGAGGCAACGGTCGGGGTGCCGGCGGGCCTGGGGCTGGTCCTCGAGGGCGTCTCCTGGCAGGGTGTGGCGCCGGGTCCGACCAGCGGCGACGGCGTGGCGGCGACCGGCCCGGTAGGTGACGCCCCTACGGCGCAGACGGCCCCAGCACTGGTCCTGGGGCTCCGGGGAGCGGCACAGCGGTCGGCGGGGCGGGCCGGCACCGACGTCCCGACAGGTCCCGACGCGCTGACGGCAGCACCGGGATCGCTCCCCGGGTCCGGCGAGCGGATGGCGGGGGCTGCCCCCACGGCGCCTCAGGGCCAGGCCGGTCAGGCCGTTGGGGCCGTTGCGGGTGAGACCGGGCATGGGTGGCCTCGGGCCGCCGTGGCGGGGCACCACGCCCCTCCCAGCAGCGGGCCGCGGATGGGCCCGGATGCGGTGAGGACGGTGAGCGCCGACACGGTCTGGCGGCTCTCGATGCCTCCTGCCGGCTCGAGGACGGGGGCCGGGACGCACGCAGGCGTCATCGTTGCGGTCCGGGCGGACGAGCCGGTGCGGGCCGGCATCGCTGCGGGTGACGCCGAGCCCTTCGGCGCCGGGACGGGCGGTCCAGCCGCCGCCCGCGGGAGTGGCGAGGGGGTCGAGGCCAACCTGGAGGCCTTCGTCGTCACGCCGAAGTCGACCGAGCTCCCGGCGGCCACCGGGGGACCGGTCCTCTCCGGGGCTGCGATCGTCGGGGTGCGGGCTGACGTCGGGTCGGCGCCAGCTCCCCTCCATGCGGATGCCGCCGAGATAGCGGCCACGGTGACGGGCGGGTCGTCGACACCACCGATGCAGGGCCGCGATGCGAGCGATGCGCCGGCCCTCCGGTCGACCTCCGAGCGGAGCGAGCCCGGCGGACCTGCGTCGACGCTCTCAGCGCCGCAGGCCGCCAGCCAACCGACGGGCGCCGCGCCGGCGACCGACCTCCAGATAGCCCGCGACGACGTCGAGGCGCCGCGCCGGGCTGCTCGAGACGAGCGGACCGGAGAAGGTAACGCCCGACGCGGTCAGGACCCCGTGCCCGCTGTCCGCTCCCACAGCGACACCACCGCCCTGCATCGGACGGACAGCGGGGTCGAGCCCGCACGGGTTGAGCCCGTCGCCCCAAGCGCCGTGCCTGCTGGGGCAACGGGCGCGGAGGCGGCCCACGCCGGCACCCGCGCCGTCGAGCAGGCGAGCCGGGTGGTGGCCGAGCAGGTCAGCCGGTGGGTGGAGAGCTCCGCCCATGACGGCGGAGCCCGGGTCCGGGTGGTCGACAGCCTCCTGGCGGAGGACGGCGGCGAGCTCCGCCTGCAGCTGCATCCGCCCGAGCTCGGCGAGATCCGGCTCCGGCTCCGCGCCGACGGCCCGCGCCTGGTGGTGCAGGCCACCGTCCAGCAGCACGAGACGGGCTGGATGCTGCGCCACAACAGCCACCTCCTGGAGCGGGCGCTGGAGCAGGCGGGCTTGCAGCTCGCCGGCTTCTCGGTGGAGGTGGGACGGCACGGGCACGACGGCCACCCGGGTCCGTCGCCATGGGGTGGCGCCCGGTCGGAGCCCCTCGGGGCTTCGGGCGTGGCGGCCGCAGGCGCACCCGCCCTGGCAGCGCCTGAGCGCCCTCTGTGGGTGAGGCTGGGACTGGGTGCGGTCGACGTCAGGGTCTGA
- a CDS encoding MotE family protein — MRQLGWSLLALVVSVALGVWVLDFTGVIDLGGAVMAQLRQVPVVADYIDASERVRRLDEEQAAAQAALEQMRQELEAQRQALAAQAEALARREMELQAREAQLEERARSLAEREQALAAAAEQERYYRELIEAVGQMRPEEAAPIIERLDLELARRLLGSMEPRRAGSILGKMDPQYASRLLAAVDGSLTPAR; from the coding sequence GTGCGGCAGCTCGGGTGGTCGCTGCTGGCACTGGTGGTGTCGGTCGCCCTGGGGGTCTGGGTGCTCGACTTCACGGGAGTCATCGATCTGGGCGGCGCCGTGATGGCCCAACTACGGCAAGTGCCCGTAGTTGCCGATTATATCGATGCGAGCGAGCGGGTCCGTCGGCTGGACGAGGAGCAGGCGGCCGCCCAGGCGGCACTGGAGCAGATGCGCCAGGAGCTGGAGGCGCAGCGACAGGCCCTGGCGGCGCAAGCCGAGGCGCTGGCCCGCCGGGAGATGGAGCTCCAGGCCCGCGAGGCCCAACTCGAGGAGCGCGCCCGCAGCCTGGCCGAGAGGGAGCAGGCCCTGGCGGCGGCCGCCGAGCAGGAGCGGTACTATCGGGAGCTCATCGAGGCCGTGGGCCAGATGCGGCCCGAGGAGGCGGCGCCCATCATCGAGCGCCTCGACCTGGAGCTGGCCCGGCGGCTGTTGGGCTCCATGGAGCCGAGGCGGGCGGGCTCCATCCTCGGCAAGATGGATCCGCAGTACGCATCCCGACTCCTGGCGGCGGTCGACGGCTCCCTGACCCCCGCCCGATGA
- a CDS encoding FliI/YscN family ATPase, with protein MGVDVSRLVRAVDAIPDVRATGRIRRAVGLALESLGPPSRVGELVEIRRPGASPLVAEIVGFKGRHAILLPLGSAEGIAPGTPVVSRRHPLRVPVGPGLLGRVLDGLGRPMDDAGPVDAEAWYPVDRPAPDPLRRPRIAQALSVGVRAIDGLLTCGKGQRLGVFAGSGVGKSTLLGMMARGTEADVVVVALVGERGREVRDFIERDLESGLRRAVVVAATSDQPAMVRLKAAFAATAIAEYFRDQGLDVLLLMDSLTRLAYAQREVGLAAGEPPTTRGYPPSVFSLLPRLLERAGTSERGSITAFYTVLVDGDDLNDPIADAARSILDGHVVLARSLAERHHYPAIDVLASVSRVMSEVAAEGHRKAAATVRRLMAAYRDVEDLVQIGAYVRGSNPLADRAIDAKRPVERFLQQGVFERSSLPETVQALEALAGQFGDEEAA; from the coding sequence ATGGGCGTTGACGTGAGCCGGTTGGTGCGAGCCGTCGACGCCATCCCCGACGTGCGCGCGACGGGCCGCATCCGGCGGGCGGTGGGGCTCGCGCTGGAGTCGCTGGGCCCTCCCTCTCGGGTGGGCGAGCTGGTGGAGATCCGGCGGCCCGGCGCCTCCCCGCTGGTCGCGGAGATCGTGGGCTTCAAGGGGCGTCACGCCATCCTGTTGCCCCTGGGGAGCGCCGAGGGCATCGCACCCGGCACCCCGGTGGTCTCCCGGCGCCATCCCCTGCGGGTGCCGGTAGGGCCCGGCTTGCTGGGCCGGGTGCTGGACGGGCTGGGGCGGCCCATGGACGATGCCGGGCCTGTCGACGCCGAGGCCTGGTATCCGGTCGACCGCCCGGCGCCTGACCCGTTGCGCCGGCCTCGCATCGCCCAGGCCCTGTCGGTGGGGGTGCGCGCCATCGACGGGCTGTTGACCTGCGGCAAGGGGCAGCGGCTCGGGGTCTTCGCGGGCAGCGGGGTGGGCAAGAGCACCCTGCTGGGGATGATGGCCCGGGGGACCGAGGCCGACGTGGTGGTGGTGGCCCTGGTCGGTGAGCGGGGGCGGGAGGTGCGGGACTTCATCGAGCGCGACCTGGAGTCGGGGCTGCGGCGGGCGGTGGTGGTGGCCGCCACGTCGGACCAGCCGGCCATGGTGCGCCTCAAGGCTGCCTTCGCTGCGACGGCCATCGCCGAGTACTTCCGGGACCAGGGGCTGGACGTGTTGTTGTTGATGGACTCCCTGACCCGCCTGGCGTACGCCCAGCGGGAGGTGGGCCTGGCCGCCGGGGAGCCGCCCACGACCCGGGGGTATCCTCCGTCGGTCTTCTCCTTGTTGCCTCGCTTGCTGGAGCGCGCGGGCACCTCGGAGCGGGGGAGCATCACGGCCTTCTACACGGTGCTGGTCGACGGCGACGACCTCAACGACCCCATCGCGGATGCGGCGCGCTCCATCCTGGATGGCCACGTGGTGCTGGCCCGCTCCCTGGCCGAGCGTCACCACTACCCGGCCATCGACGTCCTGGCCAGCGTCAGCCGGGTGATGTCGGAGGTGGCCGCCGAGGGGCACCGCAAGGCGGCGGCCACCGTGCGCCGGTTGATGGCGGCCTATCGGGACGTCGAGGACCTGGTGCAGATCGGTGCCTACGTGCGGGGCTCCAACCCCCTGGCGGACCGGGCCATCGACGCGAAGCGGCCCGTCGAGCGGTTCCTGCAGCAGGGGGTCTTCGAGCGATCGTCGCTGCCCGAGACGGTCCAGGCCCTCGAGGCCCTGGCCGGGCAGTTCGGAGATGAAGAGGCGGCATGA
- a CDS encoding FliH/SctL family protein, with translation MPTVRAAWSSSQGAPGDGRWPEVRPCWGARRRTGPGGAETASRPARCAPSCRGGGGARAWANEARQRARQEAQAIREAARAEGWEAGRAEGEREGRAQAIREVAARLERLLGEMIALVEEARRRRDHALALAEEDVVKLALAVAERVVRREVAAGPAVTRAVLQDVLREMPGAGEGRVVVRVHPDEHRLLADADLGLPQGVEGPVQVQWRADPEVEPGGCIVEAELGSIDAGLETRLVEVAAGLLDVMRHGR, from the coding sequence ATGCCAACGGTGCGCGCCGCCTGGTCGTCGAGCCAGGGGGCACCGGGCGACGGCCGGTGGCCGGAGGTGCGTCCGTGCTGGGGGGCGCGAAGGCGGACGGGGCCCGGCGGAGCGGAGACGGCCTCCCGTCCGGCGCGCTGCGCCCCAAGTTGCCGCGGCGGTGGCGGGGCGCGCGCCTGGGCGAACGAGGCGCGACAGCGAGCCCGTCAGGAGGCGCAGGCCATCCGGGAGGCGGCGCGGGCCGAGGGCTGGGAGGCGGGCCGCGCCGAGGGGGAGCGCGAGGGTCGAGCCCAGGCCATCCGCGAGGTGGCGGCGCGGCTCGAGCGTCTGCTGGGGGAGATGATCGCGCTGGTGGAGGAGGCCCGGCGCCGGCGGGATCATGCGCTGGCGCTGGCCGAAGAGGACGTGGTCAAGCTGGCCCTGGCCGTGGCGGAGCGGGTGGTGCGCCGCGAGGTGGCGGCCGGCCCCGCGGTGACCCGGGCGGTCCTGCAGGACGTGCTGCGGGAGATGCCCGGCGCCGGGGAGGGGCGGGTGGTGGTGCGCGTCCATCCCGACGAGCACCGGCTGCTGGCCGATGCCGATCTCGGCCTGCCGCAGGGCGTGGAGGGGCCGGTGCAGGTGCAGTGGCGGGCCGACCCGGAGGTGGAGCCCGGGGGCTGCATCGTCGAAGCCGAGCTGGGCAGCATCGACGCCGGGCTCGAGACGCGGCTGGTCGAGGTGGCGGCCGGCTTGCTGGACGTGATGCGTCATGGGCGTTGA
- the fliG gene encoding flagellar motor switch protein FliG: MAKAAGRGPQPLSGKQKAAVLLIALGPDVSSHVFKHLREDEIEQLTFEIASVRRVLPEEQEKVLQEFREMMLAQQYITQGGIEYARELLEKALGPQRAVEIIRRLTASLQVRPFDFARRADPQQLFNFIQHEHPQTIALIMAYLQPEQAAAILSSLPPERQVEVARRLATLDRTAPDVLGEIEQALERKLASIVNQDYTSAGGLDAAVEVLNRVDRGTEKTIMEALEEVDPELAEEIKKRMFVFEDIVLLDDRSIQQVLREVDSRDLALALRTASDEVKARIFRNISKRAAEMLREEMEYMGPVRLRDVEEAQGRIVAIIRRLEESGDIIIARGGSEEVLV; encoded by the coding sequence ATGGCCAAGGCGGCCGGCCGGGGCCCTCAGCCCCTCTCCGGCAAGCAGAAGGCAGCCGTGCTGCTCATCGCGCTGGGGCCTGACGTCTCGTCGCACGTCTTCAAGCATCTGCGCGAAGACGAGATCGAGCAGCTCACCTTCGAGATCGCCTCGGTGCGCCGGGTGCTGCCCGAGGAGCAGGAGAAGGTGCTGCAGGAGTTCCGCGAGATGATGCTGGCCCAGCAGTACATCACCCAGGGCGGCATCGAGTACGCGCGGGAGCTGTTGGAGAAAGCGCTGGGCCCCCAGCGTGCGGTGGAGATCATCCGGCGTCTGACCGCCTCGTTGCAGGTGCGCCCCTTCGACTTCGCCCGGCGCGCGGATCCGCAACAGTTGTTCAACTTCATCCAGCACGAGCATCCGCAGACCATCGCGCTCATCATGGCCTACCTGCAACCGGAGCAGGCCGCGGCCATCCTCTCGTCGCTGCCGCCGGAGCGCCAGGTGGAGGTGGCACGCCGGCTGGCCACGCTGGACCGCACGGCCCCCGACGTGCTGGGCGAGATCGAGCAGGCCCTGGAGCGCAAGCTGGCCTCCATCGTCAATCAGGATTACACCTCGGCCGGCGGGTTGGATGCGGCCGTCGAGGTGCTCAACCGGGTGGATCGCGGCACGGAGAAGACCATCATGGAGGCCCTCGAAGAGGTCGACCCCGAGCTGGCCGAGGAGATCAAGAAGCGCATGTTCGTCTTCGAGGACATCGTCTTGCTGGACGACCGCTCCATCCAGCAGGTCCTGCGGGAGGTGGACAGCCGGGACCTGGCGCTGGCCCTGCGCACGGCCAGCGACGAGGTGAAGGCGCGCATCTTCCGCAACATCTCCAAGCGAGCCGCCGAGATGCTCCGAGAAGAGATGGAGTACATGGGCCCGGTGCGGCTGCGCGACGTGGAAGAGGCTCAAGGACGCATCGTCGCCATCATCCGGCGCCTCGAGGAAAGCGGGGACATCATCATTGCTCGCGGCGGAAGCGAAGAGGTCCTGGTCTGA
- the fliF gene encoding flagellar basal-body MS-ring/collar protein FliF yields MWERLRGQLVAVWQGMSRAARWAVLGGTVAAVGLIVLLVLLATPRYQPVFTGLSPEDLRAVTVALQQRGTEFTVDEGQGAVLVPEPQVHRVRLDLAMQGLPRNSVVGFEILNQTNLGLTDYERRLRYYWALQGELTRTIRAIQGVADARVHIVIPERSLFVAEQRPATASVLLELLPGFSLAPAQVRGIVNLVSNSVENLRPENVTVVDASGNVLSDLLALEQAGPTGNAVAERLQLKRTYERELERSLQATLEQVWGPGRVVVRVTADLSFDQQEERHEIFSPVVNGRSGIVRSEQRTEERFTGEGASVPAGVPGVTSNIPGYVEPAGAGGSSQMERLDSVTNYEINRVERRIVMAPGRIQRLSVAVWVDGQLDVLQRQRTEQLVAAAMGLEPSRGDQVTVEGMPFARAEGPSALEAQLLAARGPAAVRGVAWWLAALALAVGAAWWVSRRMRAARRRVDVVIPATPVAEEAVQEAPSQAEQARRRLRQEIEALARERPEEFVQLLRSWLVEESS; encoded by the coding sequence ATGTGGGAGCGGCTGAGGGGTCAACTGGTCGCGGTGTGGCAGGGGATGAGCCGGGCCGCGCGCTGGGCCGTCCTGGGCGGCACGGTGGCGGCGGTGGGTCTCATCGTCCTGCTGGTGCTGCTGGCGACGCCCCGCTACCAGCCCGTCTTCACGGGCCTGTCGCCCGAGGACCTGCGGGCGGTCACGGTGGCGCTGCAGCAGAGGGGCACCGAGTTTACGGTCGATGAGGGGCAGGGCGCCGTGCTGGTGCCGGAGCCTCAGGTGCACCGGGTCCGGCTCGATCTGGCCATGCAGGGCCTGCCGCGCAACAGCGTCGTAGGCTTCGAGATCCTCAACCAGACCAACCTCGGGCTCACCGACTACGAGCGGCGCCTGCGCTACTACTGGGCGCTGCAGGGCGAGTTGACCCGGACCATCCGCGCCATCCAGGGCGTGGCGGATGCCCGGGTGCACATCGTCATCCCCGAGCGCAGCCTCTTCGTCGCCGAGCAGCGTCCGGCCACGGCCTCGGTGCTGCTGGAGTTGCTCCCCGGCTTCAGCCTTGCTCCCGCCCAGGTGCGCGGCATCGTCAACCTGGTCTCCAACAGCGTGGAGAACCTGCGTCCCGAGAACGTGACGGTGGTCGACGCCTCCGGCAACGTCCTTTCGGATCTCCTGGCGCTGGAGCAGGCGGGGCCGACGGGCAATGCGGTCGCCGAGCGGCTGCAGCTCAAGCGCACCTACGAGCGGGAGCTGGAGCGCAGCCTCCAGGCGACGCTGGAGCAGGTCTGGGGGCCGGGCCGGGTGGTCGTGCGGGTGACCGCCGACCTCTCCTTCGACCAGCAGGAGGAGCGTCACGAGATCTTCTCGCCCGTGGTCAACGGCCGCAGCGGCATCGTGCGCAGCGAGCAACGCACGGAGGAGCGCTTCACGGGCGAGGGGGCGTCGGTGCCGGCCGGGGTGCCGGGCGTCACCTCCAACATCCCCGGCTACGTCGAGCCGGCCGGGGCGGGCGGCTCCTCGCAGATGGAGCGGCTCGACTCGGTCACCAATTACGAGATCAATCGGGTCGAGAGGCGCATCGTGATGGCGCCCGGGCGGATCCAGCGCCTCTCGGTGGCGGTCTGGGTCGACGGGCAGCTCGACGTGCTCCAGCGGCAGCGCACCGAGCAGCTGGTGGCCGCGGCCATGGGGCTCGAGCCGTCCCGCGGCGACCAGGTGACGGTGGAGGGGATGCCCTTCGCCCGGGCCGAGGGGCCGTCCGCCCTGGAGGCGCAGCTTCTGGCGGCGAGGGGGCCGGCAGCGGTGCGAGGGGTGGCCTGGTGGCTGGCGGCGCTGGCCCTGGCGGTGGGAGCGGCCTGGTGGGTCAGCCGGCGGATGCGGGCGGCCCGTCGGCGGGTGGACGTCGTGATCCCGGCGACGCCCGTGGCCGAGGAGGCCGTGCAAGAGGCGCCGTCTCAGGCGGAGCAGGCGCGGCGCCGCCTGCGGCAGGAGATCGAGGCGCTGGCACGGGAGCGCCCCGAGGAGTTCGTGCAGCTGTTGCGCTCCTGGCTGGTGGAGGAGAGTTCGTAG
- the fliE gene encoding flagellar hook-basal body complex protein FliE, with product MAAIDAIRSVNVSSAGAPARPGATSPGAAGVRPFSQVLKDAVAQVNALQLEAQQMAEAVARGDLTDMHRLALTVERAQLALELTVAVRNKLVEAYQEISRMPV from the coding sequence ATGGCCGCTATCGATGCCATCCGCAGCGTGAACGTCTCGTCGGCTGGGGCTCCGGCACGTCCCGGTGCCACGTCGCCCGGGGCGGCCGGCGTGCGCCCCTTTAGCCAGGTCCTCAAGGATGCCGTGGCGCAGGTCAACGCCCTGCAACTGGAGGCGCAACAGATGGCCGAGGCCGTGGCGCGTGGCGACCTCACCGACATGCATCGCCTGGCCCTGACCGTGGAGCGCGCCCAGCTGGCCCTGGAGCTCACCGTAGCCGTCCGCAACAAGCTCGTGGAGGCGTACCAGGAGATCTCGCGCATGCCCGTCTGA
- the flgC gene encoding flagellar basal body rod protein FlgC: protein MAFLPSLDISASGLTAQRLRMDLIANNLANAYSTRSARGGPYRRQMAVFAAMEAPSWPWAANRAGATAPGRGVQVAAVVEDPTPPRLVYDPEHPDARADGYVEYPNVDVVTEMVDMLAAERGYQANLAAFGAATDMARAALNLIRV, encoded by the coding sequence ATGGCGTTTCTACCGTCGCTCGACATCAGCGCATCGGGACTGACGGCCCAGCGCCTGCGCATGGACTTGATCGCCAACAACCTGGCCAACGCCTACTCGACCCGGTCGGCGCGCGGCGGGCCTTACCGCCGCCAGATGGCGGTCTTCGCTGCCATGGAAGCGCCGAGCTGGCCGTGGGCGGCCAACCGGGCCGGCGCCACCGCCCCGGGCAGGGGCGTGCAAGTGGCTGCCGTCGTCGAAGATCCGACGCCCCCGCGCCTGGTCTACGACCCCGAGCATCCCGACGCGAGAGCCGATGGCTACGTGGAGTACCCCAACGTGGACGTCGTGACCGAGATGGTCGACATGCTGGCGGCCGAGCGGGGCTACCAGGCCAACCTGGCGGCCTTCGGGGCGGCCACCGACATGGCACGGGCCGCTCTCAACCTGATCCGGGTCTGA